A genome region from Nocardia sp. NBC_01730 includes the following:
- a CDS encoding TetR/AcrR family transcriptional regulator: MSDRVRDTQAQRTARMRTRLLDAVVESLVEVGYAGTTTLAVQKRAGVPRGTLQHHFPTKADLLAGAVEHVAARRFAQLTSEFGAIPPDADRLATAVELTIRMLSGPSFWAALEMRVGARTDPELLAAFLPLESRLFELMHNSIRDIFRHEFPDDPRVPTITEFTIEIMTGLALRVLLTGEQDRNRILQHRWGNAVRVLLGAADADTLLDPPAR, from the coding sequence GTGTCGGATCGCGTCCGGGATACGCAGGCACAGCGCACGGCGCGTATGCGCACCCGACTCCTGGACGCGGTGGTGGAGAGCCTGGTCGAGGTCGGCTACGCGGGCACGACCACGCTCGCGGTGCAGAAGCGGGCCGGGGTGCCGCGCGGGACCCTGCAGCATCACTTCCCGACCAAGGCCGATCTGCTCGCCGGTGCTGTCGAGCACGTCGCTGCTCGCCGATTCGCCCAGCTGACCAGCGAATTCGGGGCGATCCCTCCGGATGCGGACCGGCTGGCGACGGCGGTCGAGCTGACCATCCGAATGCTCAGCGGCCCCTCGTTCTGGGCTGCGCTGGAGATGCGGGTCGGCGCGCGGACCGACCCGGAACTGCTCGCGGCGTTCCTGCCGCTGGAGTCCCGGTTGTTCGAGTTGATGCACAACAGCATTCGCGACATTTTCCGCCATGAGTTCCCCGACGATCCACGCGTGCCGACGATCACCGAGTTCACCATCGAGATCATGACCGGGCTCGCTCTGCGCGTGCTGCTCACCGGTGAACAGGACCGGAACCGAATTCTCCAGCATCGGTGGGGAAACGCGGTGCGCGTGTTGCTGGGCGCGGCTGACGCGGACACCCTGCTCGACCCGCCCGCTCGATGA
- a CDS encoding alpha/beta hydrolase family protein, translated as MRIETSAGPAEIELEQPRKPAFLLLLTHGSGGGVDAKDLLVVRDSALRMGGAVARVVQPYRVAGRRAPGSVVKQDEAWLEIVAHLRGRKRIPLIQGGRSNGARVACRTAVAAGARGVLALSFPLHPPGKPEKSRREELLAAGAIEVVVINGAKDPFGIPDPADAAEVCVIPGQPHSFGAGFDFIADTVTPWLARWC; from the coding sequence GTGCGAATCGAGACGAGTGCCGGACCGGCTGAGATCGAGCTCGAACAACCCCGCAAACCCGCGTTCCTACTGCTGCTCACGCATGGTTCCGGCGGCGGGGTCGATGCGAAAGATCTTCTCGTGGTGCGTGATTCGGCGCTGCGGATGGGCGGTGCGGTCGCAAGGGTTGTGCAACCGTATCGGGTCGCTGGTCGTCGTGCGCCCGGTTCGGTAGTCAAGCAGGACGAGGCGTGGCTCGAAATCGTCGCCCACCTGCGCGGCCGCAAGCGCATCCCCCTGATCCAGGGCGGGCGCAGCAACGGAGCCAGGGTCGCCTGTCGCACGGCTGTCGCGGCCGGCGCACGCGGCGTGCTTGCGCTCTCATTCCCCCTGCACCCACCCGGAAAACCGGAGAAGTCCCGCCGCGAGGAACTCCTCGCTGCCGGAGCCATCGAGGTAGTGGTCATCAACGGCGCCAAAGACCCCTTCGGTATCCCCGACCCCGCCGACGCCGCCGAAGTCTGTGTCATCCCCGGTCAGCCCCACTCCTTCGGCGCCGGCTTCGACTTCATCGCCGACACCGTCACCCCCTGGCTCGCTCGCTGGTGCTGA
- a CDS encoding class I SAM-dependent methyltransferase, protein MDAADWDERYAQAELIWGAPPNSTVVEHVYGLERRTPLQPADPESEPPELPRALDLACGEGRNTLWLATHGWQVHAVDYSQVGIDKGRTVASRLSRSVRGRITWQCTDVTNLGAADITGPFELVLMVFLHLPAEQRRMVVRRAADLLAPEGTLLVLGHDTTNRTDGFGGPQDPAILFTPDDIVADLGPAAAAHRIRIRIADRVFRPTETRDAIDALVIATRPTD, encoded by the coding sequence ATGGATGCGGCCGATTGGGACGAGCGTTACGCGCAAGCGGAATTGATCTGGGGCGCACCGCCGAACAGCACCGTGGTCGAGCACGTCTACGGGTTGGAGCGGCGGACGCCGCTACAACCCGCCGACCCCGAAAGCGAACCACCGGAACTCCCGCGCGCACTCGACCTCGCCTGCGGCGAAGGCCGCAACACCCTGTGGCTCGCGACGCACGGCTGGCAGGTGCACGCCGTCGACTATTCCCAGGTCGGGATCGACAAGGGCCGCACTGTGGCGTCGCGGCTGTCCCGCTCGGTTCGCGGCCGCATCACCTGGCAGTGCACCGATGTCACCAACCTGGGCGCGGCGGACATCACGGGCCCGTTCGAGCTGGTCCTCATGGTTTTCCTGCATCTACCCGCCGAGCAGCGCCGCATGGTGGTTCGCCGGGCAGCCGACCTGCTCGCTCCGGAAGGCACTCTGCTCGTCCTCGGCCACGACACCACGAACCGGACCGATGGTTTCGGCGGCCCACAGGACCCGGCCATCCTCTTCACCCCTGACGATATCGTCGCCGACCTCGGCCCCGCGGCCGCCGCCCACCGCATCCGAATCCGCATCGCCGACCGAGTCTTCCGCCCGACCGAAACACGCGACGCCATCGACGCCCTCGTCATCGCCACGCGCCCCACCGACTGA
- a CDS encoding DUF4185 domain-containing protein, with amino-acid sequence MTKTVSILISALTGVSALLFTAGTPAIANPNAINPIPVLNGTNGLPNLVGRSRAVFQVTGMASPNNTQDYNVLGTDLGIMWDNGHGEMLTAFGDSAGIGLPNLLAGSAWAWRSNILVRSHTQDPANGIFFDSVVRDVFGQARDLIPSPKIPFLEISRIPTAGISVNGVQYMSMMSVKSWDDVGQWSTNFSGLAASGDNGETWADLSATRRPNEGADANFQMNAFMKDGGYVYEYGTSPGRNHAAYIARVRETDIENLREYEYWDGRGWRKNDVNAAVPIMWGVGELSVRYNSYLGQFISLTTDPFNSVVMRRASSPAGPWSDPEVLIDTRELPTAYAPSIFPYQTGRDLYFLTTVHSQYNVVLMRTTL; translated from the coding sequence TTGACCAAGACCGTATCCATACTGATTTCGGCGCTGACCGGTGTCTCGGCCTTGCTTTTCACGGCAGGCACCCCCGCCATCGCCAATCCGAACGCGATCAATCCGATTCCGGTGCTCAACGGCACCAATGGATTGCCGAATCTGGTCGGCCGCAGCAGGGCGGTCTTCCAGGTGACCGGCATGGCCAGTCCGAACAACACCCAGGACTACAATGTGCTCGGCACCGATCTCGGCATTATGTGGGACAACGGGCATGGCGAAATGCTCACCGCTTTCGGTGACAGCGCGGGCATCGGTCTCCCGAACCTGCTCGCGGGCAGCGCATGGGCCTGGCGCAGCAATATCCTCGTCCGCAGCCACACCCAGGATCCGGCCAATGGCATCTTTTTCGACAGTGTGGTCCGGGATGTGTTCGGCCAGGCTCGCGACCTGATTCCCAGCCCGAAGATTCCGTTCCTGGAGATCAGCCGGATCCCCACCGCGGGAATCTCGGTCAACGGCGTGCAGTACATGAGCATGATGTCGGTGAAGAGCTGGGACGACGTCGGCCAGTGGAGCACCAACTTCTCCGGCCTGGCCGCCTCCGGTGACAACGGCGAGACCTGGGCCGACCTGTCGGCCACGCGGCGACCGAACGAGGGCGCGGACGCAAATTTCCAGATGAACGCCTTCATGAAGGATGGCGGATACGTCTACGAATACGGCACCAGCCCCGGGCGCAACCACGCTGCCTACATCGCCCGCGTCCGCGAGACCGACATCGAGAATCTCCGCGAATACGAATACTGGGACGGCCGGGGCTGGCGCAAGAACGATGTGAATGCCGCAGTGCCGATCATGTGGGGCGTCGGTGAACTTTCGGTGAGATACAACTCCTATCTCGGACAATTCATCTCGCTCACCACCGATCCCTTCAATTCCGTGGTCATGCGCCGAGCGTCCTCGCCCGCGGGTCCGTGGAGTGATCCCGAGGTGCTGATCGATACCAGGGAATTGCCGACCGCGTACGCGCCATCGATTTTCCCGTACCAAACCGGGCGCGATCTGTACTTCCTTACCACCGTGCACAGCCAATACAACGTCGTCTTGATGCGCACGACGCTGTAG
- a CDS encoding acetyl-CoA acetyltransferase, whose protein sequence is MLPAGMDPRTPVLVGAGQVVHRPGEPGLPGPVELAAESLRRAAADSGVGARLLRSADLIAAVAPVSRPYGDLGALVAADLGATPKRTVQSVRFGGDAPQRLLNTVAQDIADGRSDVALITGAEAVASWNAAARTGAVLDWPEQPEGTRPGATVGSNRAPNSDMETAAGLWGPVYFYALMETALRHRLGLSEAAHRERIGGLWSRLSEVAARNPYAWQPAVRSVADLVTPTHANRTVSTPYPKLLVANLSVDLGAGLILCSAAAADAAGVPRDRWVFPHGGATATDEWFVSERADMAASPAIAVAGGAVLGAAGIGIDEIAHIDLYSCFPVAVQVGAEALGLSIDDPARPLSVTGGLTFAGGPGNNYTTHSIATLSGLLRDDPHAYGLTTALGWYSTKHGVGVYSAEPPARLFRAVEVDVPAARRDPEPGYTGPATVESYTVAYRKGPAPDHADEPEAVVVSALTPAGTRILVRASDADTIAACTDGDPLGAAVDIATADTFTLLTETSVQ, encoded by the coding sequence ATGCTGCCAGCCGGAATGGACCCGAGGACGCCGGTGCTTGTCGGTGCCGGGCAGGTCGTGCACCGGCCTGGCGAGCCGGGCTTGCCCGGGCCGGTCGAACTCGCCGCCGAATCCCTGCGCCGTGCGGCCGCCGACAGCGGCGTCGGCGCCCGGCTGCTGCGCTCCGCGGACCTGATCGCGGCCGTTGCTCCGGTCAGCCGTCCGTACGGCGACCTCGGCGCGCTGGTCGCCGCCGACCTCGGCGCCACTCCGAAACGGACGGTGCAATCGGTGCGCTTCGGCGGCGACGCACCGCAGCGGTTGCTCAATACCGTCGCGCAGGACATCGCCGACGGACGATCGGACGTCGCGCTGATCACCGGCGCAGAAGCGGTGGCCTCCTGGAATGCCGCCGCTCGCACCGGCGCGGTGCTGGACTGGCCCGAACAGCCGGAGGGCACGCGGCCCGGCGCGACCGTCGGCTCGAACCGCGCACCCAACTCGGACATGGAGACCGCCGCGGGCCTGTGGGGCCCGGTCTACTTCTACGCCCTGATGGAGACGGCGCTGCGCCACCGGCTCGGGCTGAGCGAAGCCGCGCACCGGGAGCGAATCGGCGGGCTGTGGTCGCGGCTGTCCGAGGTCGCCGCGCGCAATCCCTACGCGTGGCAGCCCGCCGTGCGCTCGGTCGCCGACCTCGTGACGCCGACGCACGCCAATCGGACGGTATCGACGCCGTACCCGAAGCTGCTGGTCGCGAACCTGTCGGTGGACTTGGGCGCCGGACTGATCCTGTGCAGCGCGGCCGCCGCCGACGCGGCAGGCGTGCCGAGGGACCGTTGGGTCTTCCCGCACGGTGGCGCGACCGCGACCGACGAGTGGTTCGTCTCCGAGCGTGCGGACATGGCTGCCTCACCCGCCATCGCGGTAGCGGGCGGCGCGGTGCTCGGCGCGGCGGGCATCGGCATCGACGAGATCGCGCATATCGATCTCTACTCGTGTTTCCCGGTGGCTGTGCAGGTCGGCGCGGAGGCGCTCGGCCTGTCGATCGATGACCCGGCGCGGCCGCTGTCGGTCACCGGCGGGCTCACCTTCGCGGGCGGCCCGGGCAACAACTACACCACCCACTCGATTGCGACGCTGTCCGGCTTGCTGCGCGACGACCCGCACGCCTACGGCCTGACGACCGCGCTGGGCTGGTACAGCACCAAGCACGGTGTCGGCGTGTATTCGGCCGAGCCGCCCGCCCGGCTGTTCCGTGCGGTCGAAGTGGACGTCCCCGCGGCGCGACGCGATCCGGAGCCCGGGTATACCGGTCCCGCGACGGTCGAGTCCTATACCGTCGCCTACCGCAAGGGCCCGGCGCCGGACCACGCCGACGAGCCGGAAGCCGTTGTGGTGAGCGCGCTGACGCCTGCGGGCACCCGCATACTGGTTCGGGCGTCCGATGCCGACACGATCGCGGCGTGCACCGACGGCGACCCGCTCGGCGCGGCCGTCGACATCGCCACCGCGGACACGTTCACCTTGCTCACCGAGACGAGCGTCCAATGA
- a CDS encoding enoyl-CoA hydratase-related protein, with the protein MNSASQRDSMRGGGREAGGLDPVLVERRDAITVLTVNRPEARNAIDLATAQAIEAAVDEFGADDAARVLVLTGAGGTFSAGMDLVAASKGEMPMSKRIIDESPDWSVEEGFAKQGEIALPALFSKDAAEGALAFAQKRDPQWQGR; encoded by the coding sequence ATGAATTCAGCGTCGCAGCGCGACTCGATGAGGGGTGGTGGCCGGGAGGCGGGTGGGCTCGACCCGGTACTCGTAGAACGGCGTGACGCGATCACCGTGCTGACCGTCAACCGGCCCGAGGCGCGCAACGCCATCGATCTCGCTACCGCGCAGGCCATCGAGGCCGCCGTCGACGAGTTCGGGGCGGACGACGCCGCGCGCGTGCTCGTGCTCACCGGTGCGGGTGGAACCTTCAGCGCCGGAATGGATCTCGTCGCCGCCTCGAAGGGTGAGATGCCGATGAGCAAGCGGATCATCGACGAGTCGCCGGACTGGTCGGTCGAGGAGGGTTTCGCGAAGCAGGGCGAGATCGCCTTGCCCGCGCTGTTCTCCAAGGATGCCGCCGAGGGTGCGCTCGCGTTCGCGCAGAAGCGCGACCCGCAGTGGCAGGGACGCTGA
- a CDS encoding erythromycin esterase family protein: MVTTTTDVHAWLGANAHAVDSTDPAFTGPDLDALLALLGPATVVGLGESTRFSRQTFGVRERVFRALVERHGFRALAIQDTARSGARWDRFVTTGASDPETVLAGAWRPWRTGETVAALRWIRAYNLAHPADPVRIFGVEPPLAEPSDYDAVLAYVRETAPEQLAPIDAHLALIRTAHQVDEHVQQHQGIHPGRPFVEHARAAIALLEALPDTQERATALTHARLIHDFHEQSVAGQGGFARDERPSAETLIEWQRTTGAKIAYWDGLAHTTNVPLLAMGSAEFRGAGSHLREHFGAGYISVAIGFHHGDLGMAVAPDPLPDLVDAMLGALDLPAYYVDLHADAPESVRGWLNRPAKARTISGVYDPAKDADANIRVESLAAAFDVLLHVRETTPVHWLPASD, translated from the coding sequence ATGGTCACCACCACCACCGACGTCCACGCATGGCTCGGTGCCAACGCCCATGCGGTCGACAGCACCGATCCCGCCTTCACCGGACCGGACCTCGACGCGCTGCTCGCACTGCTCGGCCCCGCCACGGTCGTCGGGCTAGGCGAGTCGACACGGTTCTCCCGGCAGACCTTCGGGGTGCGGGAGCGGGTGTTCCGCGCCCTGGTCGAGCGGCACGGGTTCCGCGCACTGGCGATCCAGGACACCGCGCGCTCCGGCGCACGCTGGGATCGGTTCGTCACCACGGGAGCGAGCGATCCCGAAACTGTGCTCGCCGGCGCGTGGCGGCCGTGGCGAACCGGGGAAACAGTCGCGGCACTGCGGTGGATTCGTGCGTACAACCTCGCCCATCCGGCCGATCCGGTGCGGATCTTCGGTGTCGAACCGCCACTGGCCGAGCCGAGCGACTACGACGCGGTGCTCGCCTACGTGCGCGAAACCGCACCGGAGCAGTTGGCCCCGATCGATGCACACCTCGCGCTGATCCGCACCGCGCACCAGGTCGACGAGCATGTCCAGCAACACCAAGGCATCCACCCGGGCCGTCCCTTCGTCGAACACGCGCGGGCCGCGATCGCGCTGCTCGAAGCACTGCCGGACACGCAGGAACGCGCCACCGCGCTCACCCACGCGCGCCTGATCCATGACTTCCATGAGCAGAGCGTCGCGGGCCAGGGCGGTTTCGCCCGCGACGAGCGGCCCTCCGCCGAAACGCTGATCGAGTGGCAGCGCACGACGGGCGCCAAGATCGCCTACTGGGACGGGCTCGCCCACACGACCAACGTCCCCCTCCTCGCCATGGGTTCGGCCGAATTCCGCGGCGCGGGAAGTCATTTGCGCGAACACTTCGGTGCTGGATATATCTCGGTGGCCATCGGCTTCCACCACGGGGACCTGGGAATGGCCGTAGCGCCCGATCCGCTGCCCGACCTGGTCGACGCCATGCTCGGCGCGCTCGACCTGCCCGCGTACTACGTGGACCTGCACGCCGACGCGCCCGAATCGGTGCGCGGCTGGCTGAACCGACCCGCGAAAGCGCGCACCATCAGCGGCGTGTACGACCCGGCGAAGGATGCCGACGCGAACATCCGGGTGGAATCGCTCGCCGCCGCGTTCGATGTGCTGCTCCACGTGCGGGAGACCACGCCGGTGCACTGGCTGCCTGCATCCGACTGA